In Actinomycetota bacterium, the sequence CAATACATAAGTTCGGGCGTTTCAGATGACGCATCTATTTCCCCGCCGCATTTCTCGCAGAACTTCGCGTCTTCTTCGTTTTGGGCCCCACATTTTGGACAAAGCATAGGGTCTCCTAGGTTTCCATTTCTTTAGTGATGCTCCATAAGTTTAAGAATGCACCGACAACCATCGCCAAGAAGCCAAGACTGATCCCATAGAAGCCGATGCCGAATCCCGCTATCTCGTTGCCACCTCGAAATATAATTAGAATCTGTGGTGCGTATAGCATGGCGATGGCAATCGTTGCCGCGGTAGAGAAGAGTTTGGCACTCATTTCTCCAATATGAGTAAGATATGCTAGGCCTACGGCAAGAAGTGCATATATAGGCATCAACCACCACAAACCCCCGACAGTTACAGCATTCGCCCCATTGCCGTAATAGGGCAAGAAGAAGCTGATGATGATTACTACGGCGCTGACGCAAATGGTCTTTGAGCCGGGATAGAGACTCCTGATCAGCTCCACTACGAAGGTCTGTGACTCGCTTGACGCGACTGAGCCGCTAGCCGATGAGTTCATCGCCCCCATCTGATTTCCGCACTTCACGCAAAACTGCGCTATATCAGTATTCTGTTCTCCGCATTTCGTACAAAATGCCATAATGCCTCCCCTGTCATCTTTCTTTTCTATCTATATAACTGGCGCCAATATGTTTTATTACGCATAAGGTTAATCTTTTTCTAGGATTGCTCCGCACTCGCGACAGAAGCCGGCCGTCGGTTTGTTTTGCGTACCACACTCAACACAGAAAAGCGGTTCTTCCGGCGAAGGCGCTTGCTTTGGTTTCGATTTTGTTTTTGGCTTGGCCTTCGGCTTCTTTTCTTCAGCTTTTGGCTCCTCAACCGGTTCGGCCTCTGGTTCCGGCTCCTTAACTACCTCTGGTACTTCTTCAACCGCCTCGAGCTTCATTCCACAGCCTCTGCAAAAAGCAGCATCGGGTTTATTGGCAGCGCCGCATTGTAGACAGAAGTGTTGATCGTCAACCGGTTGAGCATCTTTCTTGTCAGCTTCAACCTTTGAGCCGCAGCTCGGGCAGAACTCCATGCCCTTCGCGATTTGGGTTCGGCATTCCAGGCAATATATTGACCCATCTTCCTTTTTCTTCCGCTCTTCCGGTACATTAACACCGCAGTAAGCACAGAAAACAGAATCTTGCTTAATGTCCTTACCGCATTCCGGGCACGGAAATCCAGTTGTGGACGCTGCGGGCACCTTATCCAGCTCATCGAGTTTGTCCAAGAGCATCCTTTCTTGGTCGTCAAGATCAGCAATGACATCACAGTCTTCTGATAGCGTATCGTTGCCTAGCTTCCCGACAACATACTGGCCGTATGCTTTCTCGCCAAGCAAGACCATTCTTTTTGCTTTTTCAGCTTTGATGTCCTTAATCCCGCTTTTTATCTGCGCGGCCGCGACTGCCCTCTTAGATTTTGAGCTTACATCCACCAAAACATCATCGAATTTATCAAGAATGCCCATTTCGCCTCCCGGTTTTACTTAATCGTTTCATAGTCTCTATCCACATATTTGTATTCGTTATTCTGCCATTTGTAAACGTTGATGAAATTATTTCTTGTCGGATCAGCGCCTGTTTCATAATCTCGCCCGTAGACAAGGAGTTCATCGATTCCATCGCCGTCGCGATCCTTGAACTCAAACCTCGGAGTACTTGATGAAAAGACTTCCATGCTTTTGCCTTCTTGGTTTACTGCATTTAACGGACGATATGCATAACCGTCAAACTGATATAAATACATCTGCATTGCGTGAGCACCGTAAATCCACTTAACTATTAGCTCAACTTTTTTGTCTTTGTTAACATCGCGTGCTTCCAGTGCCTCAAAAGCAGTCGGATGCAGATATGTCTTCTCCCACTGGTGGACATATTTATTCCCCTTCCAGTCAATGACAACAACAATACCGTTTCTACTTTTGTATGAGGAACTTGTGTCAACACCAACAGCTGTCGATGCAGCAACAATAATTTCTTTGTAGTTATCTTGATCAATATCGGCAATCAATTTCTTTGAAACCGTAGCATCGCTTGGAAGAAACTTCGTTATATCAACCGCTTCCGGATCCGGTTGCGGTTTCGGCTTTTTCTTAATATAGGTTGCGGGGGACCAGGAGGGTGAGGAGGCATTATCTAGCAGCTTATCTAGACCTTTACCATTATCATTGACTCTCCATACTTCAGGCTTCTGATTCTCTGGCCTCCCGGCGCCGCTGATAATCTTTTCCATAGCTATTGCCTTTCCATCTTGTGACCATGTTGGATGTTGCCAGGCTCCGTTAATCAACTTGGTGTTGCTTCGTTTATTGATGTCAACAATATAAAGTGGACTCTCGTTACCGCCCCAACCTTCACAAACTACAACTCGCTTGCCGTCTGGGCTGCATTCTGGGTCGGAAAACAGTCTGTTTGTTGGTGAATCGTTGGCCTTGTCGACAATTGTCGTCATTCTATATTTTTCTTCTCCCGGGTATAGTGCAAGTTCACCTCGTATTCCATTATTGCCACTTAGGTCAACGGCCATAACATATTTGTCGCCAACTACATCAAAACCGAGCTGCATCCCAGTAGGCATCTCTATTATCTTCTTCGTTTTCACATTTACCTCACACAGCGAAAACGAAGGGTACTGATACCCTGCGCCAAAATATAGTGCTGAATCAGCCTCTGACCACCTCAAATACTTAAGACTGTCCGTAAAGTCTATAGCGCTTTCTTTATTAACCAAAGTTGCTACTTTCGTACCATCGGCATTTATGATATGTACTTCTGGCATAATGGGCCCAGGCCCGGCAAGCTTTGATATAAAGGCAATCTTTTTTCCATCATGCGACCAGACAGGATTAGAATCATCGGCATCGTCTGTATTTGTTAGCTTCTTTTCGGTGTTCAAGACATGTTTGCCCTCTTCGTCCAAATCAACGACCCAAATATCCCCGAATCTGACAAACGCGATCTTGCTGACTCTCTCTTCTTTGGCAACTGTTCCTGTGCCTGAAAAGAGCTGGACAATCTTGTCTTTGATGTGTGCGGGGCCGATGATGACGGTCGCCGCTCCTGAAACGACGATGGCCGCGGTGCCGATGCCGAGGGCGATCTTCGCTACCAAGGACATCCCGGTCTTGGTGATTGTGGCCGCGGCCTGGGTGGCCGTTCCCGTGGCTTGGCTTGCGGATGTGAAGGTGCCTGAGTTGGAGAGGCCATGGCCTGCGAGAGTGCCTGCTTTGGCGAGCACGCCCGTCTTGATGGCAGCGGGCACGGCGAGCGGGATGAGCGAGCGGTAGGACATGGATGCCTCGGTAATCTCATCCAGGGCGAGCTTGCACAGGGGGCAGTCTTTCAAGTGCTGCTTTACCCGTTTGCGCTCTTCCGGGGTGACCTCGTTGTCGTAGTAGGCGGAGATCAGGGGGAGCATCCGTTTGCATTCTTCAGTTAGGTTGTCTTCGTTAAGTTCACCCATGATATAGGCCTCTTTGAACTTCAGCCGAGCCCGCATGAGCAGGACGCCGACGTTGTTTCTGGTCATCCCCATGACCTCGCCGATGTTCTGGTAATCTAGCTCATGGAGCTCTCGTAAGGTCAGGACGATCTGGTGCCCTTCGGCGAGCGTCTTCGCCACCTTCCGAACCTTGTTTATCTGGTCTTTGAGAAGGAGCGCCCGTTCCGGGTCCTGGTAGACGTTCGTGTCCTCCGCTTCCAAGTCATCTTTGGCCACGACCTTGCCTCGGCGGTTCACTTCATTGATGGCCAGGTTTTGGGCGACCCTGTAGATGTAGGCCTGGAGGTTAAGTTCCTTTTTCTTGGCGAGCTCCCCGGCTTTCTCATAGATCCGCAGGAAAGTCTCTTGTGTCACATCCTGCGCGTCCTCGCGCTTGCCGAGGATCCGGTAGGAAAAGTTGAATATCCTCGGTTGATACAGGTCGATCAGCTCCTCGAAAGCCTTCTGGTCGTCGGCCGCTATTTCGATTAAGAGTTTTGTTGTGTCTTCAGCCATATCAGAGTCGACTCTGTCCTTTGTTTAATTCATATGCGCATGCGTTTCTACTCATATAACTAAATAAGAAGGGATTTATTACAAGCGGAAACATGCGGGTTTTTGTTGCCTTGCTCATGGTGCAGTCGCTTGCAGCCAAAATAGTTGCTCCGGATGCGATTCTTTTAACTAAAAGAAAAAGTTGAACAGCCCCTGGTGCTTGGGCACATTCTATCCATTAACCGCAGTTAGTTCAATGTTTTGGTTCTTTTTTACTGCCTAAATGTAATAAAATGAGCCACACGGATGTTTAATACATAGAGACACAGAATTCTAACTTCAATGAGAGGAGCATAAAATGCCTAATGCTGAGATCAATAAGCTAAAGAATGATGCCATAAACCTGTATGGAGCGAAGAAGTTTGATGAAGCGATTGCCAAATACCAGCAGATACTCAAGTTGGATTCCAAGAATGTCAACGCAATGGCCGGAGTAGCAGCATGTCTTCAGAGTCAGGGATACATCGTTGACGCTAAAAAATGGTACAAGAGTACGCTAAAGATTGACCCTGAATACAAGTTTGCCAAGGAAAACCTCGAAGTCTTGAAGGCGGACGATGCTATAAAGGACCAGTCAGAGGTCAAAGTGAATCCACTGGTATGCCCATATTGCCATTCGCCCTTAATCGCCAAGCAAGACAAGACTGTTGGTATTGTGCTTGCTGTAATAGGAGTCCTAACGATGTGCCTCATCGTTGGCATTCCTATTTGGGTCGTTGGTATGGTTCTGATGATGAACCCAAAGATGGTTTACTACTGCCCAAGATGCAAAAGGAACGTACAATTCTAACTCACTCTCTACGCTGGACAAACAAGGCTGTGCTCTTTAATATTGTTTAAGTGCGAATACGGGTGATTAGCTCAGGGGGAGAGCGCTTCCCTGACACGGAAGAGGTCGAAGGTTCAAATCCTTCATCACCCACCATCTCTCAACTGCATATTATATGAGTTTTAGGTGACTTTCTGATCTCATCTTTTCCTTTTTGCCAACACTTTGCCAACAAAAGTTTTCTTCAACCATCCTATCCAGACGCCTCATCGCCTCGTCTCCGGCAGCCGGAAGCAGGTGTCCGTAGCGGTCGAATGTGACTCTCATCGACGAATGGCCGAGCTGGCTTTGGACGAATTTGAGGTTCTCGCCTTGATGGATCAGCATGGTCGCATACGAATGCCTGAGCGAATGCACCGACACGCTCCGCAACCCCGCAAGCGCGAGAGCCGGCTTCAAGATCCTATTCCGGACGCGATCCCTGTCCAAAGGCGTCCCGACACTCGAGACAAAAACATGGTTCGCCTTTGTGATCGGGCTCGTCAACTGAAAGGTCATCAACTCTCGCTTAAGCGCTTCCGGGAACCTGACGACGCGGCGCGAGCCCGCGGTCTTAGGAGAAGTCGCGACGCCGGCGTGCATGGTCTTTGAGACGTTGATCGTCTGCTTTACGAAGTCGACGTCGTCCCACGTTAGCGCGAGCGCCTCCCCTATCCTCACGCCCGTCGTCGCCAAGAGCATGAGAAGCGCGTGGTCGCGGGCCTTCGGTTCAGCGGCATGAAGAAGCCGGCCGATCTCTTCAGGACTCAAGTAGTCGATTTCGGACTTAGGGATCTTGGGCCGATCGACAACGGCCGCTGGGTTCGAATGGACATACTTCCATTTGACCGCATCGGCCATGAGCTTCCGCATGGTGGCAAAATACGTGTTTACGGTGCTCGGCTTCAGACCGCGCCCGGAAAGCACTGTCAGCCAGCCCTGGATCATCTCTGTGTCGATCCTGCTCACCTGGAGGCTGCCGAACCTCGGCACCAGCTCGTTCTTTATCACCACGATATACTTCGAGTATGAAGATACCTTGAGGTTCGGCTTCTGTTGCTCCAGCCATCTCGGCGCGAACTCCGAAAACAGCATCGGTTTGATGTCGACATACTTGCCGCTGTAGATTTCGTTGTTGATCTTGACCAAAAGCGCGTCGGCGTCACGTTTTAGGGGTCCCGCCACCCTTGAATGCTGTTTTCCGTTTACGCGGAAATACACATGATACGTGTCGCCCCGCTTGCGGATACTACCCGACATGACCGCTCATCCCTTGATCGGGCGGAACGATTTCAAATACGCGGCTTTCGAGGTATTCGTCCAGATACTCTTTCCTGAACATTATTTCCTTGCCGGTCTTTATGAATCTGATCTGCCTGTCTCTGGCAATCTTATACATAGTGCTTACAGCTACGTGAAGGTAAGCTGCAGCTTCAGGTATTGAATAGAATTTCTCGGGTTTAAACGGTAGTACTCCTTGCTTGGTCGCCATACGATCCACCTCCTTAGAATGACTCTTTCCTGGAACGTTGACCTATTTGTGCTTTCTTGTCATTGTGCCTATAATTCCTTCCTTCTGGCCGTTCGAAAACAAAACATTATCGAACATCGATCTAAAGCTAAAAAACAAAAACCCCGCAAAGCAGATGCGCGTCAATCTTGCGCTAATCCCTTGCAGGGCATCCACAATCTATTTTGCCTATCAAAACCGCAAGGGACGTTGCTTATTTCAAACGCCCGTCTCCCTTGTCTCCCACGTTTCGCTATTCTTACACGAATACGTTTCGCCTCACTTGCCGATTTTGGCGACATTTACGAAATTCCGTTGGGCGTTTAACTTCGCAAATGTTATTGCAGCTTGGCCATTATGAATGCTGCATATAGTGTTTGTCAACCAAAACGCGATATTTTTTTAAGGACCTTTATACGGCAAGGCAGCCTGATTAATCTCGAGTGATTCTTCAGCACCGCGCGGAGCCATTGCCTCTCCCTTGATGGGAGAGGATCAAGATGAGGATACCGCTTGCAGAAACAGAAACTAGGCGAGAGGCATACAGGAATGCGTCGTCCTGGGGCGCCCCACAAATCTGCCGCAGGAACTGACACGCCGCCCACTATCCAGGAAAAATCGTGTTTGGTGTATCAAGAGTCGTGCTTTGAAGGTCAGAAACAAAATCCAAAATCAGAAACAGGACCCGGAAACTGATAATTCAAGACGCGACTCCGATCATGCTCATAGATAGCCCGTTTATTTGCTGGCATCAGCAATTACATGTTCGTAGGCCTGTATGTTCTCTTTGATATAGCTTATGTAACTTGATTCTTTGTCAGAATCCCTGATCGTGGATGCCTTGTCTTTTTGTTTGAAGTCTTGAATAAGGTGACCTATATAGCCCGCACATGATGACATATTGCTGAGATCAAGTTGGTGAACACTTTCTCCTGCTGGCAGTTTGCGATTTGTTATTACTTCAGTCCCCGAGGCAAGTGCCTCGAGTACCAAGTTCGACGGATCTTCCATTGGCTCATCGACCGCTAAACTGAATATATAGTCCACTGAAGCAAGTAGCCGAGGCATTTCCCATGGCGGAACAAAAGGTCTGAAGATGATCCTTTGTCGCATTTCTTCGCTAAGTGAGTTTCTAAAATCATCAAGACCTGTGCCTTGCGATACGAATAGTAGCTGCCACTTCAGCGTATCAATACCCTCAAAAAGTTCAGCTATTTTGTCCAAACCCCGGCGACGCCAATGATAATTCACTTTGCCAATATATGCGAAAGTCGGAGCGGTACTTGGTCTAAGTGCCTTGGGTTTAAATATGCGTTCATCGGGGATATATGTTGGTTGAATAGGGGTTCTTCTAGACAACTCACCAAGAACTTTTGCATTGTGCCTATCTGTCACCACAAGGTTGGCGTGTGCAATAGCCTGCTTGAGCAAGAACCTATATTCCGGATGATCTAAGAATTTCGCGAGGTCGCTACCACCATGTCTGACAATATAAGGAATAGATGTTATCTGATTTGCTAAGTAAGCAACTACCCCGTATGGAACAAGATAGCCTGAATCAATCAAATCAAATTGCCGCCTGTCGTGAAGTTGGAGCAAAAGATTGAGTAGTCTTGTCTCAGCATGATCTGAGTTAGGAATGTGCCAAGGGTTACTGCTTTCTATGCTGTGAACTTCTAGATTCTTGATGGTCGCTGGTTGTTTATCAATCTTTTGAATCCCGTATTCTCTCTCGACAAGAGAACTATTGGCTACAACTGTAATATCGAGCCCAGCTTCGGCCAGACCCCTCGACATCCAGTAAGTCTTGGCTGCAATTCCCCCCTCAATTGGAGGATACTTGCTAATCAGGCAGATTTTCACGACATTAGCCCTGCCTAGTTTGGGCAAGCAAGCTTGATTCTCTGTATATATCGAGCTGATCCAACTTAAGATGTTCTATGGCGTTTGGCATTGCTTTCTTTTCTCGGTCAATAATATGCAGCAATCCATACGGCTCAAATATCTTGTTAGCAAGCTTGCGCGATACAATTTTGCTCGTGTGGCGCGTGGCTTTATGCTCCATTGGTAATGACCTTGCAACTTCGACAACTGGGTCATACAAGTATGGCACTCTGACTTCTAGCCCATGCCACATTGATGCCCTATCTACAGCCCAAAGATGGTAATTGCTTAAGCCCGTTCCCAGCAAAAGATCAAATACTCCCTGACGATAACGATCAACATCCTCAGGCTGAGCAAACCACTGCTCCAGTTCTTTTTCAATCATTGTTACGTCTTTTTTTCCCATTCGTCCAAGTCTCTCTCGCAAGGAGTCAACATACCCAAGTGGCCATTTATGCATCCAATACCCACCTGTTAATTCATCCGCCCCCTCACCACATATCGCTACTTTGACATGCTTTGATACATATTTTGATAACAAGAAAAA encodes:
- a CDS encoding helix-turn-helix domain-containing protein; amino-acid sequence: MATKQGVLPFKPEKFYSIPEAAAYLHVAVSTMYKIARDRQIRFIKTGKEIMFRKEYLDEYLESRVFEIVPPDQGMSGHVG
- a CDS encoding glycosyltransferase, which gives rise to MPKLGRANVVKICLISKYPPIEGGIAAKTYWMSRGLAEAGLDITVVANSSLVEREYGIQKIDKQPATIKNLEVHSIESSNPWHIPNSDHAETRLLNLLLQLHDRRQFDLIDSGYLVPYGVVAYLANQITSIPYIVRHGGSDLAKFLDHPEYRFLLKQAIAHANLVVTDRHNAKVLGELSRRTPIQPTYIPDERIFKPKALRPSTAPTFAYIGKVNYHWRRRGLDKIAELFEGIDTLKWQLLFVSQGTGLDDFRNSLSEEMRQRIIFRPFVPPWEMPRLLASVDYIFSLAVDEPMEDPSNLVLEALASGTEVITNRKLPAGESVHQLDLSNMSSCAGYIGHLIQDFKQKDKASTIRDSDKESSYISYIKENIQAYEHVIADASK
- a CDS encoding tetratricopeptide repeat protein gives rise to the protein MPNAEINKLKNDAINLYGAKKFDEAIAKYQQILKLDSKNVNAMAGVAACLQSQGYIVDAKKWYKSTLKIDPEYKFAKENLEVLKADDAIKDQSEVKVNPLVCPYCHSPLIAKQDKTVGIVLAVIGVLTMCLIVGIPIWVVGMVLMMNPKMVYYCPRCKRNVQF
- a CDS encoding sigma-70 family RNA polymerase sigma factor — encoded protein: MAEDTTKLLIEIAADDQKAFEELIDLYQPRIFNFSYRILGKREDAQDVTQETFLRIYEKAGELAKKKELNLQAYIYRVAQNLAINEVNRRGKVVAKDDLEAEDTNVYQDPERALLLKDQINKVRKVAKTLAEGHQIVLTLRELHELDYQNIGEVMGMTRNNVGVLLMRARLKFKEAYIMGELNEDNLTEECKRMLPLISAYYDNEVTPEERKRVKQHLKDCPLCKLALDEITEASMSYRSLIPLAVPAAIKTGVLAKAGTLAGHGLSNSGTFTSASQATGTATQAAATITKTGMSLVAKIALGIGTAAIVVSGAATVIIGPAHIKDKIVQLFSGTGTVAKEERVSKIAFVRFGDIWVVDLDEEGKHVLNTEKKLTNTDDADDSNPVWSHDGKKIAFISKLAGPGPIMPEVHIINADGTKVATLVNKESAIDFTDSLKYLRWSEADSALYFGAGYQYPSFSLCEVNVKTKKIIEMPTGMQLGFDVVGDKYVMAVDLSGNNGIRGELALYPGEEKYRMTTIVDKANDSPTNRLFSDPECSPDGKRVVVCEGWGGNESPLYIVDINKRSNTKLINGAWQHPTWSQDGKAIAMEKIISGAGRPENQKPEVWRVNDNGKGLDKLLDNASSPSWSPATYIKKKPKPQPDPEAVDITKFLPSDATVSKKLIADIDQDNYKEIIVAASTAVGVDTSSSYKSRNGIVVVIDWKGNKYVHQWEKTYLHPTAFEALEARDVNKDKKVELIVKWIYGAHAMQMYLYQFDGYAYRPLNAVNQEGKSMEVFSSSTPRFEFKDRDGDGIDELLVYGRDYETGADPTRNNFINVYKWQNNEYKYVDRDYETIK
- a CDS encoding site-specific integrase, which codes for MSGSIRKRGDTYHVYFRVNGKQHSRVAGPLKRDADALLVKINNEIYSGKYVDIKPMLFSEFAPRWLEQQKPNLKVSSYSKYIVVIKNELVPRFGSLQVSRIDTEMIQGWLTVLSGRGLKPSTVNTYFATMRKLMADAVKWKYVHSNPAAVVDRPKIPKSEIDYLSPEEIGRLLHAAEPKARDHALLMLLATTGVRIGEALALTWDDVDFVKQTINVSKTMHAGVATSPKTAGSRRVVRFPEALKRELMTFQLTSPITKANHVFVSSVGTPLDRDRVRNRILKPALALAGLRSVSVHSLRHSYATMLIHQGENLKFVQSQLGHSSMRVTFDRYGHLLPAAGDEAMRRLDRMVEENFCWQSVGKKEKMRSESHLKLI
- a CDS encoding zinc ribbon domain-containing protein, which codes for MGILDKFDDVLVDVSSKSKRAVAAAQIKSGIKDIKAEKAKRMVLLGEKAYGQYVVGKLGNDTLSEDCDVIADLDDQERMLLDKLDELDKVPAASTTGFPCPECGKDIKQDSVFCAYCGVNVPEERKKKEDGSIYCLECRTQIAKGMEFCPSCGSKVEADKKDAQPVDDQHFCLQCGAANKPDAAFCRGCGMKLEAVEEVPEVVKEPEPEAEPVEEPKAEEKKPKAKPKTKSKPKQAPSPEEPLFCVECGTQNKPTAGFCRECGAILEKD
- a CDS encoding zinc-ribbon domain-containing protein; amino-acid sequence: MAFCTKCGEQNTDIAQFCVKCGNQMGAMNSSASGSVASSESQTFVVELIRSLYPGSKTICVSAVVIIISFFLPYYGNGANAVTVGGLWWLMPIYALLAVGLAYLTHIGEMSAKLFSTAATIAIAMLYAPQILIIFRGGNEIAGFGIGFYGISLGFLAMVVGAFLNLWSITKEMET